A region of the Candidatus Nanosynbacter lyticus genome:
AATTTCCACCTTCTGTACCGCTTCCGGAAATATAACTAACCATCACACCAGAAAATAGCGCAACAGTAGAATAAAATCCACCCAGACCACCATCTTCAGCCTTTTGCATCGTGTCTCTAAGTTGCTGATAGGTATCCTGCGACATAACATTAGATAAAACTAGAGTTAAAATTGACATAGTAGCAATCAAAGCCAAGAAGATCTTTTTATTGCGCCAGATAAAACGGTGGGCTTCACTAGTCAATGACCAATATCCAGGAACATTAAGACTACGCCGATAATCTCGCCGCCTGGTTAATCTAAAACTGCGGTGTGGCCGACGATTTAAAAAACTACGGCGCTGCTGGTTTAATTTGCTAAAATCACGCTTAACGCTACGCCAAATTGTAAACTTACGATTATTGCTTGGTTTTTTAGGCTTCTTATCAACCTGTTTTTTATTAGACTTCACTGCCATGATTACATCTTTGTTGCATTATTTCTCAATCTAGTAATTCGATCTTCTAGTGGTGGGTGGGTGCTAAATAATTTCGAGAAAAAGCCAGGTTTAAGAGGGTTATTCATAAATAAGTTGGCGGTTGAAGAACTCTGTTTTTGCATTGGACGGCCAAATTGACGTAATTTCTCCAGAGCACTTGCCAAACCCTCAGTATCGCGCGTCAACAATACACCAGAAGCGTCAGCCAAGTATTCTCTCTGCCGGCTAACTGCTAATTGCGTAATCGTCGCCAAAATTGGAGCCAGGATAACTACTACTAGTCCAAGAGCGTAAACTATTGGACTAACCTCTCTGTCTCTATCATCGCTATAAAACATCATCCTTAATGCCAAATCTGCGAACAAACCAATTGCGCTCACCAGACCAAAAGCAATCATACTGACACGAATATCGTAATTACGCACATGACTCATCTCGTGCGCCATCACCGCCTCCAGTTCGCGCTTATCCATAATCTCCAACAATCCAGTAGTCGCACCAACAATTGCATGTTTTGGATCACGACCTGTTGCAAAGGCGTTTGGTGCTGGATCGTCAATAATATATACTTTTGGCATCGGCATACCAGAAGTAATTGCCAAATTTTCCACCACTCGCCATAGTTCAGGCGCATCATTTTTCTCAATCTCCTGCGCGCCCGTCATTGCCATAGCCAACTTGCCAGCGATAAAATATTGTAGCCAAGCGTACAGAATCGCACATATAAAAATTATAAGCGACAGAGAATAGCTATCGGCCACTATGCCGATAAATACCCCAATAATGCCAATAATTGCCACGAAAACTGCCATAATCAATACAGTGTTGCGTTTATTTTGAGAAACTGCGTTATACATATCTTAATTATAACAAAAACCGCCCACTTTCGACAGCGAGCGGTTTTGATTTTTGGCTTAAATTAGAACTTTACTTCTACTGGGTTTTCAACACTTGCTCGATCTTCAACATCGAAGAATTCCTTAGCCTGGAATCCGAACATTCCCGCAACAATATTTGCTGGAAAGGTTTGGATCTTAGTGTTTAAATCGCGTACTCCGCCGTTATAGAATCGACGAGCGGCTTGAATTTTATCTTCAGTGTCAACCAGTTCCTGTTGCAATTGCAAGAAGTTTTGATTAGCTTTCAGCTCAGGATAAGCCTCAGCAACTGCAAACAAGCTCTTCAAAACGCCTTCCATCATGTTCTCAGCCTTAGCGGTGTCTGCCGCGCCTTGAGCATTCATTATTGCTGAACGAGCTTCCGTTACTTTTTCAAATACCTCTTTTTCATGTGTAGCATAACCCTTGACGGAATTGACTAAATTTGGAATTAAGTCAGTTCGGCGTTTCAGCTGTACAGTGATATCACTCCACGCTTCTTCAACACGATTACGCAGCGTTACCAGACCATTATATGAACCGATAACGAACATAATTATCACACCCAATAAAGCCGCAATAACTATAAGCACAATTGCTAATACACTCATTTACCTTATTACCCTTTCTATTAAACTTTCCTTTACAGTTTTGGTGCGCAAGGCGGGAATCGAACCCGCACGACTTTTGGTCAAGGGATTTTAAGTCCCTCGCGTCTACCAATTCCGCCACTCGCGCGTATATATTTACAAGCCAGACATTTACACACCTGACACTGCCTATATTATACTATATTTATGAAGCAAATTGTAATAATTCACGGCGGTTCAAGCTTTAATAGCTACGAAAATTACTTAAATCACCTAAAGTCCAGCCAACTTCACTACGAAAGACTACTTTGGTCGCAAAAATGGCGAGACTGGCTGGCGCAGGAAATCGTCGACACTGATGTTTTGTTGCCGGATTTCCCTAATAAGCAAAACGCCAGCTACGCTGAGTGGAAAATATACTTCGAAAAACTACTGCCCCTGCTTGGCGATGATGTCCAATTAGTTGGATATAGCCTGGGTGCAATGTTTTTGGCAAAATATTTACACGAATCACCGCTTAGCTCGCCAGTTCGACGATTGGTATTAGTGTCACCATGCTATGACGACGAATCAGTTGAAGATTTAGGTAGTTTTCGAGTGACAAGTGCTGCTGGTTTAGAAAAATCAGCAAAGGAAGTTCATTTATTTCACAGCAAAGATGACCCGGTCGTGCCGTTTACTGAGCTTGCCAAATTTCAGCGTGATTTGCCAACAGCTAAGTTGCATATTTTTGAAGACCGTAATCATTTCTTCCAGCCGACATTCCCTGAGCTAAAAGAATTATTAGAACAAAAATAGCCCTAAGATTAGAGCTATCGATGATTTCTGGAGGCACGTACGAGAGTCGAACTCGTCTAAAAGGTTTTGCAGACCTCTGCGTAACCGCTCCGCCAACGCGCCGTTCGGTATGCTTGGTGCGAGCGAGAAGACTTGAACTTCCATGAGCGCAATGCTCACTAGCCCCTCAAGCTAGCGCGTCTACCAATTCCGCCACGCCCGCATAGCCAATTACCATTATACCTAATTACGGTGTTTTGTAAACGGACTGTTTCTCTGCTGCCCAATATTGAACATCGACATACCTGTCAACAGGATTAACAACTTCTGTTTTTTCATCAAGTACCCTAACTGAACGAATATGAATGTAGTCAAACTTTGGCTGGTACAGAGCAATCGCTGGAGCGTCCGTCTTCCAAGTATTAGCAAACTTTTCATAACGATCAGACCGCTGCTTTAGGGACAATTTTGAACGACCGCTTTCTAGGGCGTCATCCGCCACGGCATTATTATAATTAGAGAAATTCAATCCGTTATTTGTAGCTTGAGACGAGTGCCAATAGGCGTAAACATCTGGATCACCACCCAGCGACAACTCGTAAATTAGCACATCAAAATTACGAGGTTGCAAAATTGTCTGAAGGATATTCTGAGAAGCGTCATTTGGATCGATCACCTTAACATCTACTTCTATATTTAGTTCATTACGCCATACTTGAGCTAAATATTGAGCGGCCTTCTCGTAGTTATTATTTTTTAGAGCAACCATGTTTAGTTTTAATTTGACATTTTCTTTCTGACGAGCGTTGTCGACAACCTTCCAACCCTCAGCATCAAGCAAGGACTTCGCCTTTTTTGTGTCATAGCCCAGCGGCTGAGAGGCTTTACCTAGAAACTTGTTTAATATCGGCCCGGACAACTCCTCTATTGATGACGACAAGGACTGGCGCAACTTACCAGTATCGACACTAAGAGCTAGGGCTTGACGAACGGACTTTGACTGCAAGAACTGACTATTGTTGTTAAATAGCGCATAAACACCATTATTCAAGGAGTGAGACTCTGCCGCATACATAGACTTAACTTCTGCCGGCTGATCGTTATAAATCAATTCTGACGTACCCGTAATCTCTCTGGTCCTGAGACTTTTAACAATGTCATCTTGAGTTGGATAAACATATAGCTGGAAGCGATCAAGTTTAGCCGTACCGCCATAATAATTACCGTTAGACTGTAGATATAGGACCTTCTTACTGCCATCACTCGTAACATTCTGTAGTAGCCTAAACGCAAACGGGCCGCTAGAAATTGGCGCTTTGCTAAAATCATGTTCTCGTAAGTTCGACGGTTTAACATCTTTTAGCGCATGCTCTGGAACAATTGGAAATGTCAACGCATGAACAAATGGCGAATAAGACGCGGGCAAAATAAATTTTACTGAGTCTTCGGAGACTTTTTCAAATTTAATTGAGCGCCAACCGGATATCTCAGCTCCCACTTCTGGATTAGCTAAAAGCTTTAGCGTAAAAATTACGTCGTTAATCGTCAGGTCATATCCATCTGACCACTTCAGATTTTTCTTTAGCTTAACTGTATATTCCGTTTCCTTATAATTAACCTTTACTCCGTCTGCCAGGTCGGTTTTTATATTGCCAGTCGAGTCATACCTATACAGGCTGGAAAATAGCAGTTTAGTGGCAGATTTTTCGGCGCTAGTTTTTGCAAAAATTGGGTTTAGATTTTCCAGAGGACCTAATACACCCTCAGAATACGAACCGCCAGAAGCGTATGTCATAGTCGTAAAAGAATTGCGCGAAATGTGCCACTGCACAGCACTAACGCCAATCATCACCAGAACCAAAGCTACCCAAATAGACACACGGCGTCTCACATTTGCAAGTCGATCTAAACGAGACATCACAAATTTATGTGCATGTCGCAAGCTACCCTTTTCGATTTTACGCAAACGCTTATTGACGCCTTTACGAGAGACTTTTAGGCGCGCAAATCGGTTCCATGACGATTTGTCTGAACTCAATTTTATTCTCCTATTTTTGCAATCCCGGCAAAATCATACTTGCCAAAATTGACAACACAAAAATCACCGCAAAAACTACGGTTACGTCAAATAAGTTTTTATCAAAACCGCGTCGGGTGGTAAATAGTTCACCCGACGAACCAAAACCAGCACCCAAACTTGCACCTCGTTGCTGCAATAATATTGCAATAATCATCAGCACAGCCGATCCAAGCGTAACATACGGTAAAATTGTATCAATTGACATATTGCTCCTTTTCTTCTCGCTGCAGAACCAGCGCACTACCTATAATATAGTTTACCAGACTCAGGATAATTCCGGCAACAATTGAATGTGCAAATGTCATAGAAATTCCTGGCGCCAAAGCTAATGAGACATAAACCATCAATCCATTAACCACCAAAGTAAATAAGCCTAGGGTCAATAAAATTGCTGGTAGTGCAAAAATTGTAACAATAGGCTTTAACGTACTATTAACCAATGAGAATATCAATCCCGCCATCATAAAAGTCCAAGCTGAGGTCGCTCCAGAATTACCATTACCAAGTAGTCGCACAGCCACCCAAATGCCAACTGAATTAAGAATCCAGCGCAGTAAAAATGTTGCAAATTGTCTCTTCATTAGTCTTATTATATAAAATTTGTGCTTTATTGTCGATTAATGTTAATGTTTTCTGAAGCCTGCTTTATAAGCTGCGTTTTTTGCCTACCAATTTCCACCTCTAGGTCTTCGTCACTTGCCTCAAAAATTTTCTTAATACTACCAAATTTTTTCAGCAATTTGGCACGGGTTTTTGGCCCGATTCCAGGAATTTCCTCCAGCTGATTTTTCGTTTGCTGCTGGCGTTTGAGTGCGGTGTGATAGCTCACGGCAAAACGATGCGACTCGTCGCGAATGCGCTGGAATAATTTGACGATGTCAGTTGCCGCAAGGGTATTCTCGGCCGCCGTCGGACGTTCGTGCCGAGTGCTCTCCATGCTAGCTCGTAAGTTTTTTGAATGCGAACCAGCATTACGTTGGTCTGGATGTAAATTCACCACATAGACGTCACCATCTTCGTGAACCATAATGTCCGTCCGTAGCTGCGACCGTATTTGCTCAATGAACGCCGTATCAATCTGCGAACCGGTCTTATGCACCAGTAGTTCTTCCTCACGCTTGGCGATGCTGATGATCGGCACGGCGACGCCACGCTCATCACGCGCTCTGATGGCTGCCGCCAGCTGGCCTTTACCACCGTCAATCAGCAGCAGATCGGGACGACCCCAGCTTTTTAGATGACGTTCGCTCAGCCGGCGAAAAATCGTCTGATAGATATTGCCCGTGTCATCATTTTTCTCACTGACTTTGAACTTGCGGTACTCCGCCCGGTCGCTGACGCCATTGGTAAATACCACCATACTGGCGACAACCTGCTGGCCACTCATATGCGAAATATCATAGCCCTCGATGCGCACCGGGATATCTTTTAGGCCCAACAATTTCGCCAAATCAGCCAGCGCCTGGTCCTTAGAGATATCCAAAAACTCTTTGTCGCCAAAACAAACCCGCCGCTGCAATTCCTGCATGGCGCGTAGCTTATTGCGAAGGTCGGCCGCCCGCTCAAAATCGTGCAGCCCAGCCGCCGTTTTCATGTCGCGTTCCAGCTCGGCAGCGATGGCTTTACGATTGCCCTTGATATAGCTGATGAGTTTACGCAAATTAGCTTTGTATAGCTCCGTCCCATCACTCAGCCGCGGGCTCAAGCCCAAATCTTCATCTAATTTCGACTGCCCCGGTCGCCGCTGTCTGGTCAAATAGGGAAATACTCGCCGCAAATATCGTAGGGCTTTTTTCAAGGCAAAGCCATTATAAAACGGACCAATATATTCCGCGCCATCATCAGCTGGGTTACGCGTAAAACTGACGGTCGGCCACTCGCTTTTCATGTCGATTCGCACGTACATCTGCGATTTATCATCACGCAGCAGCACATTGTAGCGCGGCATATAGCGCTTGACCATCTCGCTTTCCAGAAACAAGGCGTCAACTTCGCTCTCGGTCTCAATCCAATCGGTATCAGCGATTTCCGCTACCAACGCCATGGTTTTATTGTCCCGCCCGCGCGAATCCTGAAAATACTGACGCACGCGGTTTTTCAGTACAGCCGCCTTGCCCACATAAATAATCTCACCGCTGGCTGACTTATGAAAATAAACGCCAGGAGTGCGCGGTAGAGTTTTGAGTTTGGCTTGCAACACTTGGTTCACTAGATATATTACAGTCTAAAAATCATATTTATGCAAGTATTCTTCTGCGAACCACTCCGCCCGAGTATATTATTTTTAGTAGGACGCTGCGCCAGAAGTACCTTATATGCATAATCTTGAACTTCTAGGACTGCACAATTTACGATATTCTTTGGGTATATTTTTTCCATTAATCCACCGCACCTCAATTATCTCAAAATTACACTTTATATCTTGAGTTGACGCACATGCGGCAAACACCCGAACTGGAAAGGCGAGATACGATTCATGAGAATTAGCTTTTCCGAGATATCGCAAATTATCTATTTTTATTCCAACCTCTCCCAGGATCTCTCTCGCAGCAGCCTGTTCATAACCCTCATTACGATTCACGCCGCCGCCCGGCAAGGCCCATTCTTGGCGACTAAAGCGACTCTTTACTAGTAAAATATCGCCATCATCACGATAAATAATCACCCGCACGCGATCTTTTTTCGGTCCAAGCTTAAACACCAGTGACATTACGCAGGCAATTCCACGAAAAATTGCTCGCCCAAATACACTGAACATCTTACTAATGACTGATTCTTTATAAGCCATGAAATCCACCAATTTGGTAGAGTTTTTTATTTTAACGATAACTTATTCTGTGGTTACGCCATCAAAATCTTCTTCGTTGGCTTCCGCCTCTTCGCGTGTCGCCCGAACAATGCCATCTTTGTGATGTGCTGGGCTATAAATCGTGTAGAGCTTAAGCGGCTCTTCGCCAGTATTTATCACATTATGCTCAGCACCTGCTGGCACGATGATAGCGCTACCATCAGACACAACATACTCATTGCCATCAATCAAAACCTTGCCCTGGCCTGCCTCAAATCGGAAAAATTGATCATTCTCCTCATGAATCTCTGAACCAATTTCACCACCAACTGGCAGGCTCATCAATACCAATTGACAATGCTTCGCCGTATACAGCACCTGGCGAAAATTATCATTCTGCACTGTCAATTCTTCAATATTTCCATTAAAACCCTTCATAAAAATCCTCCTTTTAACTTAATTTCTACTTTGCGGCTTTTTCTAAAGCATCGATCAGCGTTTGCTTCGGTTTCATGCCAACCATCTCCTCAACAATTTCACCGCCAACAAAAACCTTCATATTCGGAATACCTTGAACGCGATAGTCCATAGCCAACTGCGCATTTTCCTGGCTGGCTTCAGTATCGACTTTGACGACATCAAACTCAGTTTCTTCAGCAATTTGATGTAAAATTGGCGCCATCGCTCGGCACGGCGGACACCATGGCGCCCAAAAATCAACCAGCACTGGCTTGTCGTTTTTTAATACTTTCTCTTCAAATTCTTGTTTTGTTGTAATCTCATATAACGCCATTATTTCCTCCTTTTCTGGCATTTTTTACACATCCCCATTATTACTAACGGTCCATCAAAATAACAATCGTCCATTTCACATGCAATTTGCTTTTTCACTTCTTCTGCAATTATGATATCTCGCAAATTATCACAATTATCGCACAAAAAATGATCGTGTGGATCTACGCAAGCATCATAACGCAAACAGCCTCGCTTTGTCGGCGGAGCCAAGCCAATCAACCCATCTCCATGTAGACGTTGAGTAACGCGGTGCACTGTCGTATCACTAACATCAGAGTAAGTATCTCGCAGCACCTGAGCAATATCCGAATTTGTCGCATGATGTTTATTTTTTAATATCACCAGCACGTCGTTCGTGTATTTTGTTAAGCGCCTAACTACTTGCGTCATGTTACTATTGTAAATTATTTACAATAAATAAACAAGTGTTTTGCAACAACAATTGACTTAAGATAGCTAATTCAATATAATAACCCAAGTCTATGAACTCAAATGAGTTCCTCTAATCAAATCAATTTTCATTACTCTATAGCAAATCAACGAGCTATTGTAACATGGTTATTTAAGGGTAATTATTCGTTAGCGACCAAGTATCCGATAATAAATAACCAAGCTCATAAACGCCTCTTCATAGAAAGGAGCCAATTTGAAAAATAAATTAAATAACAAAGAAATATTAAGTTTATTTTGGCGAGCATCATCACCTTATAAACACCGTCGAAACTTAACGATATTTTTTGCAATCATCACACTTGCCGTTACTATTTTTGTTGGTCCGTTGATTATTGCCCAACTATTAAGCATCATCCAACATAACCAGCTACACGATTCTAACAATTTATGGATGTTAATTGGCCTATACGGCGTCAGTCAACTGTGGTCAAGCGTCATCGGCTGGCGTTTAGTTTTATACCTGGCCTGGACATTTGAAACAGCCATGCAGCGCGATTTATACGTACGATGTTTTAGCAAATTAACTAATCAAACTATGTTTTTCCACTCCAGTAAATTCAGTGGTTCACTAGTCAGTCAAACCAACAAATTAAGCGGCGCTACCGAGCGTTTTTGGGATACCATTATTTGGTCAATTTTGCCCCTAGCGATTTCCTTAATTGGCTCAATCATCGTCCTATCTACTCTGCTCTGGCAATACGCATTATTCCTACTAATTCTCTCGATTGTCTTTAGTGTTGTCGTCTATTACGGATCTAAGCCAATGGCTAGATTGAACAAGAAGGAGGCTAAAGCTAGCAATAAATTAAGCGGGCAATTGGCGGATGTGCTTTCAAATGTTTTGGCCGTAAAGTCATCTGGTGCTGAAGCGACAGAACAGCAGCGTTTCAAAAAAACTGTTAGCTCATGGCGCAGCGCCAGCCTTGATACAATGCATGGATTTCTAAAAGTCAGCACTGTCTACTCAACCATCAATATGTTGATTAAAATAGGAGCAATTATCTTTGCGGTATATGCCGCTCAGCATAACCTAGTTTCAGTAGCCGCAGTCTACCTTATCATCACTTATACCAGTAGTGTCGCCCACGAACTATGGAACATGAACGGCATTATGCGTAGCTATAACCGTATCATTGGCGACGCCCACGAAATGGTAGAAATTCTTCAAACACCAACAACACTGGTTGACCGAAGTGACGCGAAACTTGACGTTACGCGCGGTGGTATCGTAATGGACAATATCACTTTTACGCACGACGAGGGTCAAGGTGATACACTATTTCATGATTTCTCGCTCAATATTCAGCCGGGTGAAAAAATTGGCCTAGTTGGATCAAGTGGCTCCGGCAAGACTACCCTGACTAAATTACTATTACGATTTGCCGATATTGACTCGGGCGAGATTACCATCGACTCGCAAGATATTGCCGAGGTTACCCAAGCAAGCCTGCGCGAACAAATCGCCTACGTGCCGCAAGAGCCACTACTATTTCACCGTTCGGTACGTGAGAATATCGCCTATGGTCAGCCTGACGCGACTGATGCTGAAATTGAACGTGCCGCCAAAAAAGCTGGCGCCTATGATTTTATTATCAAGCTGCAAGATGGTTTCGATACAATGGTTGGTGAGCGCGGCGTGAAACTGTCAGGTGGTCAGAGGCAACGTATCGCCATTGCCAGGGCGATTTTGAAAGATGCGCCAATCCTGGTTCTTGATGAAGCGACCTCAGCATTAGACTCAGAATCAGAAGCACTAATCCAAAAGTCGCTGGAAACTCTAATGAAGGGCCGAACTTCAATTGTCATCGCACACCGCTTATCAACCATCGCCAAGCTGGATCGTATAATTGTCTTAGAAAACGGGCACATCGTTGAAGACGGTTCACACGAGCAGCTGCTTGCCAAAAAACGTGGCGTTTATGCAAAACTGTGGGCACGGCAGTCCGGCGGATTCATTGAAGAGTAGGCAAATTTATCGCATTATAATTATGCTATAATTGACGTATGGAATCTTTCATTCACTTGATTACGAGCTTTGGTGTAATAGCAATTTTATTAGTAGTTTTCGCAGAGTCTGGACTGCTGATTGGATTTGTACTACCGGGAGATAGTTTACTTTTTACTTCCGGCTACATGGTGCAACAAAATATTCTACATATTGATATTCATATTTTTGCACTTTTAATTTTTATTGCAGCAGTGTTAGGAGACAGTGTTGGCTATAGTTTTGGTCATAAGGTTGGGAGAAAATTATTCGAGAAAGAAAACTCTCGCTTTTTCAAGAAAAAATATTTAGAGCAAACTGAAAAATTCTACGATAAGCACGGCTCAGTTACCATCGTCCTAGCTAGGTTTGTGCCAATTGTGAGAACTTTTGCGCCAATTGTTGCCGGTGCTAGTAAAATGCATTATAAAACTTTCCTAGCCTTTAATATTGTGGGAGGTTTTCTATGGTCATCGCTATTTGTCTATCTAGGTTTTTATGCCGGCGAATTCCTCACCAAAGCTGGTGTTAACATCGAAGTCGCCGCAATCCTCATCATCTTCTTGTCAGTCCTGCCAATGCTTATCCACGCACTGAAACAGCCAAACACTCGCGCTCTACTGCGCAAACAACTACTGATACTACTCACAAAAACTAAACGCAAGAAATAGATCTAAAGCATTTTCTTAAGATACTTACCGGTAAAGGACTCTGGTGCTTTAGTGATGTCTTCAGGAGTACCGCTAGCCACCACCGTACCGCCACCAATTCCACCTTCAGGCCCCATATCAATCACCCAGTCAGCCGACTTGATGACATCCAGATTATGCTCAATAATAATCATACTATTACCGCCGTCAACCAGCTGCTGCAAAATCCCCAGCAATCGCTTAACGTCAGCCGAGTGAAGCCCGGTTGTTGGCTCGTCTAGAATATACATAGTTTTTCCAGTGGATCGCTTAGACAACTCTGTCGCTAGTTTAATCCGCTGCGCCTCACCACCAGAAAAAGTAGTTGCCGGCTGACCGAGCTTAATATAGCCCAGACCAACCTCCACTAACGTCTGTAATTTCCGGGCAATATTAGGCACGCTGTCAAAAAAGCTCGCAGCCTGGTCAATGGTCATATCTAACACGTCAGCAATTGTCTTATCTTTATATTTAATCTCCAACGCCTCACGGTTATAGCGTTTGCCATGACATTCGTCACACTGAACATAAACATCCGGTAAAAAGTGCATTTCAATTTTTATCACACCATCACCCTGGCAATTTTCGCAGCGACCGCCCTTGACGTTAAAACTGAACCGCCCAGCTTTATAGCCGCGAACATTAGCCTCAGGCGTGCTAGCAAATAGCTCACGAATTGGCGTAAAAATGCCAGTGTAGGTTGCTGGATTAGAGCGCGGCGTGCGGCCAATTGGTGACTGGTCGATGACAATAGCTTTATCCAGCAGGTTAACGCCATCAATTGTTTTATGTAGACCAGGAGCCGTAGTTGACCTATTAAGTCGCGCCGCCAACTCACG
Encoded here:
- a CDS encoding ABC transporter ATP-binding protein; protein product: MKNKLNNKEILSLFWRASSPYKHRRNLTIFFAIITLAVTIFVGPLIIAQLLSIIQHNQLHDSNNLWMLIGLYGVSQLWSSVIGWRLVLYLAWTFETAMQRDLYVRCFSKLTNQTMFFHSSKFSGSLVSQTNKLSGATERFWDTIIWSILPLAISLIGSIIVLSTLLWQYALFLLILSIVFSVVVYYGSKPMARLNKKEAKASNKLSGQLADVLSNVLAVKSSGAEATEQQRFKKTVSSWRSASLDTMHGFLKVSTVYSTINMLIKIGAIIFAVYAAQHNLVSVAAVYLIITYTSSVAHELWNMNGIMRSYNRIIGDAHEMVEILQTPTTLVDRSDAKLDVTRGGIVMDNITFTHDEGQGDTLFHDFSLNIQPGEKIGLVGSSGSGKTTLTKLLLRFADIDSGEITIDSQDIAEVTQASLREQIAYVPQEPLLFHRSVRENIAYGQPDATDAEIERAAKKAGAYDFIIKLQDGFDTMVGERGVKLSGGQRQRIAIARAILKDAPILVLDEATSALDSESEALIQKSLETLMKGRTSIVIAHRLSTIAKLDRIIVLENGHIVEDGSHEQLLAKKRGVYAKLWARQSGGFIEE
- a CDS encoding DedA family protein, which translates into the protein MESFIHLITSFGVIAILLVVFAESGLLIGFVLPGDSLLFTSGYMVQQNILHIDIHIFALLIFIAAVLGDSVGYSFGHKVGRKLFEKENSRFFKKKYLEQTEKFYDKHGSVTIVLARFVPIVRTFAPIVAGASKMHYKTFLAFNIVGGFLWSSLFVYLGFYAGEFLTKAGVNIEVAAILIIFLSVLPMLIHALKQPNTRALLRKQLLILLTKTKRKK